Within Fusarium keratoplasticum isolate Fu6.1 chromosome 8, whole genome shotgun sequence, the genomic segment GACTTGTGAACGGGTTCGTGAACCTCTTCGatctcgggctcgggctcggtgATGGGTGCTGGAGGCGGCGCTTGTTGCGCAGGTGGCGGTGGGGGAGGAGCAGCGATGTCTTCGGCGGGCTGGGCAGCTTCAGGCTCCTTCTTGTGACGAGTCCGAGTAGGGCGAGGCGGCGCGGTAGGCTCGAACTTTTCGACAAAGTTGCGAGGGAAGATGCCTTCTTGCTTCACGCCATGGTCGTCGAGGTATTCCCCGCCATAccagtcgtcgtcgtcctcatcggtGACAGTGATGATCTGCCCAATACCAAAGTTCAGGTCGTCCTCATGAGGGGACGAGTACTCGTAaagggccttgaccttgaacggtgcagccatgttgatggtgatcCTTGAGGGAGCTCTCTCGCAGAACGAATACTGCCCGAGGCCGGATCAAAGCTACTCGAGGCGTGTGGCTGTATGGAGCGGAAAGTACGTGGATGCTCGCAGGTCGACAGCTCGCCTGGTTGTGGGGCAGACAGGGGCGTCGTCAGCCCGTCGAATCAGCCAAGGCGGGGGGAGGAATAGCGAGGATGAAGCTATGCTGGAGACGACGGAACGGAGGGGATTGGCGAGTCTCTTATCGTAATGATGAATATTAGGTGTGATGCTTGAGCTCCGAACAAAAAGGTGAGCAAAAAGGGAGATGCGAGTCGCAGcaaggaggcggcggcgggcggtggtggtggtggtgtttaGCGGGAAGGCCCAACCTGGGGCGTGCGTTTGTCGACGTCAGCGCTCCAAGCCCGTCACTCGATCCATCCCACggctaaataaaaaagtGATAGGCGCGGGCAGAGCAAAGTTACGTCGTACTGTCCTGTCCTTGgagaggccgaggatgatCCCGAAAGGCGGGTGAAGAAAGAGATTATGATGCAGAATAAAAACAATGGAAGGCAAGAGGACACGGATGCAAGTAAGTAGGCAGTGAATCACTTgctctttgttgttggttgtcaACGTTGGCATCTGTTAATAGCAGTGGCCGAGCAGCCCGAGAGGTACAGCCCGTAGAAACCTGGGGCAAGAAACAATGCCTGGGCTTCTAAAACAAGCCAGGCATAAAGTACCTTTAAGCTCGTGTATCAGCCTAATGGTACTTGTCAACTACTGCTTATTTCCCAGTCGTCTCATGTAACGCTCAATTCTGAGCTCGACGCAGCAAGTACCCTTGCTTTAGCAAGGACTGCTCCTCGGGCTGTGCAGCAATGCATCATCCATGATAGCACCACTTCAGATTGATGAGTACCTTAGCAGCCACACACACCTCAAACGCTCGTCCTGCGTTTCGACAAGACCCCAAGTGATTGGCCTGGACGCCTGATTCTAATGTGCAAAAAAGACGTCTGGAATCTTCTGAAACATGAAGCTTGTTCCAAATAGCTCTTACATACATACCGCGTATGCCTTTATCCCGAATCTAGTCCTGCCTTCAAGTTGCGTACAAGCCTCTTGTTCCTTGTGGAGTGTGGCTTGATCCCTTAAACGACAGCTTTTTattgccatccatccatcgtcattgCGCTTGCCCACCGGCTGTGGCGGCGGGGTACATTTTCCCATCTCACGGTTTTCAACAACTTCatttctcctcgtccttgctTATAAACCTTGTTCGAGCTACCCTCTTGCACCTGTGcgcccatcatggcatcaactGCCAAGCAGCCAGCTAAGGGCATtctcaagaagcccaaggatgCCGCCAAAGAGCCCGACGTCGATCCTAGGGAGGTCGCCCTCCAGCACGCCAGGATCATCCAGCATCGCAAAgaccttgaggctgagatcCTGGATAGTCTCATCCTTCTCTCCGAGTACCCTCTTGTTCGCGAAGCCCCGCACAACGCTGCGAACCCTGCACCGTCCGACATTGCCGACTTCAAGGCTCACGTACGCCTGTTCCAACCCTCGGATTATGACGACCTCATCATCGAGCGCAACGTCAACGAGCTGTGCGGATACTCACTTTGCGCGAAACCCCGGCGACAGGTTGGGCCTGGTGGCGATTGGAAGATTCTAGCCAACGGAGACATTGTCAAGCGGAAGGATGTCGAGATGTGGTGCTCACAGAAATGCGCCCGTCGCGCCCTCTACGTCAAGGTCCAGCTGAACGAGACGGCTGCATGGGAGCGCGCGGGTATCCCAGACATTCAAATCGAGTTGCTCGACGAGACACAAACAGACGTTGACCGAGCTGCACAGAAGCTGGGCGACCTTaagctggaggagcagcGACAAACAGCTCGAGATACAGCTGCCTTGGCCCTCGAACGCGGCGAGCGCGAACCTGTGCAACgagacaaggtcaaggttaCGCTCAAAGAGAAGGATGTCAAGGCGCCTTCCCCTGTTCCAGACACACCGGAAGTCTACGATGATGACCATTTGGTCGTTGAGGGCTACAAGAGTAAACTTCGTCCAGATAATGAAGAGGACCAAAAGAAATAAATTGGCTTTTGTAGGCGTTTTATCATAACATGGCGTTGGACGGATGGCATATATATCATAGGATCGACATGACTGCAAATAGACAAGAGATACCCAAGCGATGTAACATTGGGACTCCGGCATGATGCAGCAATCCGCTGGCTCAGTTCCTCGTGGTGCAAACTGGCCTTGGGACAAGGTCACGTTCACAGACGAGAGGGAGGTAACTTGGCGATCAAGCGTCATCCCTGGAGAAATCCAGAGGAATCGGCGACACCTTGGGGGGTTGGAAGATCTTTCTTTGAGACCTATGCACTCACTGTCCTAAGACGCCAAGTAGCAAACCCTGTAAATCCCAGACACCCATAATGTTCCCAAAACCAATTTTTTAGTcgcggcgaggagggcggtCGCCATATCGTCGGCCACCGCGCTCGGGGACCTGCTGCTGAGAGACGGGGATGACGTTGACGGGGATGGACTCGAACTGTGCGCCCGGTTAGTATCCTGCGGTGTTTTGTCTTTCATCGGGGGTGCACATACGCCAAGGTGCTTGAGGAGATCCTTGGTCtcgccgtcgacgtcgagctGACCGCCGCTCTCGGAGTTCTGGGTGAAGTCCAGAGCGGAGACCTCAGGAACGTACTGATCCTTGCGCTcacgctcctcctcctgaaGCTTGAAGGAGATACCGCGGACGGGACCACGCTGAATTCGCTTCATCAGGTGGGTGGTGTAGCCGGCAATCTGCAATTCCTCCGGGTCAGTCGCTGTGCGAATCCTGTCGTGTTTCTCGCGGTTCTAACCTTGTTGCGCAGGCGCTTGGAAGCGATGATGGCGATCTCATCGCAGATGCGCTTGTTGGTCTCGAAGTCGAGGGTGAGCTTGGGGTAGTACCGCTCaatgatgaccttggcggACTTCTTGACGGTCTTGGTACGGACGCGACCCATTTTGGCGGTATTGGACTGTTGGACGTTGGGCGATGGGTTGTTAGTGAGTCGCTCGAAGAAATTCCAGCTGTAAatttggtgttgaggcgtGGTGGGGGAAAGGCGCACGCACTAGCGATTAGGGCTCAGAATTTTGAATCACGTGGTGTGGCCCGCCAGCCACTTTGTGGGGCTTCTCGATTACCTAACCCTGCTTCATGAGGCTTGACTTGGCTTGTAGACGATGAGAGTGAAGACATTGGCCAATCAAAGCTTCATAGGTGCTCACTTCAAAGATATCTCGTCTCAAGTACGAGCTAGGAATGTTTATCAGGAGAATCCCGAGTCAATTCTTGCTTTCAATTCTACTTGTACAGTTGTTTGGTACAGGGTTTTTCTTTGCCAAGGAACATAGATGGCATCGATATACAACAGCTCCCTAACCCCTCGTCAAATTCATCTATTGCTTCTGGTCAAGACCATAGCTGCTGGAGCTACCCAGAACATCCTTTTCAGATTGGGACGCTGAGTCGTCTtcgagaagctcatcagCGACACGGCTGGTTCGCCAAGGATCAGCCACAGTTTCCTTCTTGGGGGCACGCTTCTCCCCGGTGTACACCTGCTCTCGTCCCTTGCTCTCCTTCGCCAGAAGTTGGGACTCGGAAGTGGTGTCCCGGAGCTGGAGGACAACCTTTCCGCTAGGGTCGACAGTCGCCGTCACGGGCTCGACGTAGGCCTTGGCACCACCGTATGTGGTGGTGTCAAGATGCTGGATGCCATCGAGCACCTTCTTGCTTTGACCCCGACGTTGGTTTCTGCCGGTGAACTCGTTGTCACCAGGAGGAGTGTCGGCGACGAAACCACCCACACCAAGCTTAGCAAGCGACACATTCCGCCTGGGGTGGATGACTCGGGCGAGGACAGGGGTGTGTCGTCCTTGGGGACCATACACAGGGTGGTTCTCCATATACGCATTCGTCCTCAGGTAGCTGATACCAGCAGAGGGATGGCTAGGAGGAGGTCCAGCCTTGCCGTAGGGACTCTCGGCAGCCGCATTCTCTCCGGTGGATATGAGGGTCTGGAGAATGCCCACTGGGTGACCCAGGGGAGCAAGGTCGAGGAACTTGGATACAAGTCCGTAGAGCGTAGCTCGATCACTCCGAAGAGAGCGCACAAAGTCGACGAATTGCTCCTTGCTAATATCCCAAGGATTGATCTTAGGAGGGGCCGGCTCGCCCTTGTCCAAGGCTTCCTGAGCCTGCTTGGTATTTAGAGACTCGGCAAGTCTCTCCTTCAGCAACCACCGGAAGTGAGCACGCTTTGGTCGTACGCTCTTGTTGAGATATTCGATGAACTCGCCCTCGGTCAGCCTGGCCAACCAGGGTCCCTGGAACTTCCATCGCTTGTCATCCGCTCGTCCTTGACGGAAGTCGGTAAAGTCCATATCCTCCTCGAAGACAGACTTGCGCCAGATGTCGGTCCTTGCCGTACCGGTGGTTCGCTCATTTTCCTTAGGGATCGAAAGAGGCACACGGAGCTCCTGGAACTTTTCCAGAGACAAAGTGTAGTCGGCGGCAGAGGCGAAATCGGTAACACTCTCGATAGCGTCAACCTGCTTAACTCGAATGAGGGGTGTCGAGGTGGTCATGGTGGACCTGAGAGGGAATGGTCGCTTGAAGCCCCAATCTCCCTTCTCTCGCGACGAGAGAGGGGAGGTAATTGACTGGTGCTGGGGGTATTGTCGTGTCATGGTTGGAGACTTGTGATCGCTAATGTGCAGGTTGGTTGACTGCGGTTCGGGCAATGGCTTGGGCATGGAGAAGAGCCGAGAGGATCTCAGCAGAGCCCCTCCGGGCGAGACGGTTCGGCCCCCCATTGCGACTCGGAGACCGTTTGGCGAGCTCAATTGGCTTGCCGTTCTGGTATCTTCGTGGTGGTCGGCTGGCGTTGAGCTGAGGCCGACGAAAATTCGCGGGCGTTTGGAAGCTTTGGCGGGATATGCCGGTGATGACCCGGGGTGGTCTCATTGGCTAATTGGACTCAAGCTGGGGGGCTCTTTCCATGGCGCTGAACCCCACTGAAACCTTTCTCACAACCCTGCAACGTTGATTCATGAAGTAAAAATACAGCAGCTAGAAGTGATTGGGAGGCCAGACAAGCTGGTAGTTTTCTCTTCTCTTAGTTGAAAAATCAAGAGTGAGATGCAAGCGATCAAGAGGATGGCTTCGACTTCAAACATTTACAAGTCACCGGCT encodes:
- a CDS encoding RNA polymerase II subunit B1 CTD phosphatase RPAP2-like protein, with translation MASTAKQPAKGILKKPKDAAKEPDVDPREVALQHARIIQHRKDLEAEILDSLILLSEYPLVREAPHNAANPAPSDIADFKAHVRLFQPSDYDDLIIERNVNELCGYSLCAKPRRQVGPGGDWKILANGDIVKRKDVEMWCSQKCARRALYVKVQLNETAAWERAGIPDIQIELLDETQTDVDRAAQKLGDLKLEEQRQTARDTAALALERGEREPVQRDKVKVTLKEKDVKAPSPVPDTPEVYDDDHLVVEGYKSKLRPDNEEDQKK